Proteins found in one Penaeus vannamei isolate JL-2024 chromosome 43, ASM4276789v1, whole genome shotgun sequence genomic segment:
- the LOC138860797 gene encoding circumsporozoite protein-like: MRLVVMLMMVVMMSVVKGGSDGGDGDADDDDDGNDEHGWGGSAGGDGDDGGNDDRVWGGSAGDVDDDDDDDDDDGWGGSAVGDADRGWCELIGGDGDVDDDDSGGDDDGNADHGWGGSAGGDADRGWGEIDGGDTDKESDGNGGGAAADIDGDVDDDDRTGDDDDRTGDDDD; encoded by the coding sequence ATGCGgctggtggtgatgctgatgatggtggtaatgatgagcGTGGTTaagggtggtagtgatggtggtgatggtgatgctgatgatgatgatgatggtaatgatgagcaCGGTTGGGGTGgtagtgctggtggtgatggtgatgatggtggtaatgatgatcgtGTTTGGGGTGGTAGtgctggtgatgttgatgatgatgatgatgatgatgatgatgatggttggggTGGTAGTGCTGTTGGTGATGCTGATCGTGGTTGGTGTGAActtattggtggtgatggtgatgttgatgatgatgatagtggtggtgatgatgatggtaatgctgatcatggttggggtggtagtgctggtggtgatgctgatcGTGGTTGGGGTGAAATTGATGGTGGTGATACTGACAAAGagagtgatggtaatggtggtggtgctgctgctgaTATTGATggggatgttgatgatgatgatagaactggtgatgatgatgatagaactggtgatgatgatgattaa